DNA sequence from the Leopardus geoffroyi isolate Oge1 chromosome A3, O.geoffroyi_Oge1_pat1.0, whole genome shotgun sequence genome:
GTTAGCCTGAGCTGCATGTTTGGGAATTTGGACAAGTAAGGCTGGCCCATTCTCAGAAGGGGGGCTGGGAGCTTCTAGGCACtcgcatttccttttctttggagagTCTTAGTAATGATCAAATGTACCTTGGTACATTTGAGCTAACAAACAGAGTTTTCCtgtgctttgggtttttttcagtCTTGAGCCAGCCCTCGTAACCTTGCTGTTGACCAGGGTCAGATTACAAGAATGTGGCTGTGCCTTGTAGAAAAAGGAGGAGATCCAAAGAGCCCTGGATTGGAAACCGAAAAACTGTATCCTCTCACCCTTGTCACTTAACTCTTATATAATATTTGGGCAGCTCAGTtaaccctctctgagcctccatttttcTCACTGTTAAGGCGCTGTCCTTTCAGCTTCCCTTAGGGGTGCAAATGGCAAATGGGCAGGAAAATGCCCTTCAGCCTGGAATCCTTGAGCAGATGTAAATAAAGTGAGGATGGTGTCCCTTTGAGAACCGTAAAGCTCTGTCTTGCCTGAGGTGGTGGGAAGTCCTGTCTGGGTCTTGATCATGGAAATAAAAGCCTGAATTGCAGTGGATGAAGTTGGGTGGCAAGCCTGATGTATTCCTCCAAATATTCCCGAAAGAAGGATGGGTGCTTTCCGTGATAGAATCTTCAGAGCATCACTTCAGACAGTTATGGCTGGACTCCAGATAGCCATAACCCTGCCCCATAACCTGGATGTACAACCAGCTCATGCAGCTCATTTATTTGGGATCGTCTCCCATCTTATTCACTCTGAATCTTTCCCTAGGAAAATTAACTTAGAGGTTCACAACCTGCTATGTAAAGTActgtgctttccttttttcttctttaaactgaCTTGTTTTACTCTAGAAATTTCAGAAGTAGTCTACCGATATCCATATTCCTTTTCTGAGTTGAAAATGCCTGAGTTGAAAATGTAGTTCTGAGTTCTGAGTTGAAAATGTAGTTAGCTGCCCCATAGTGTGTGCTGTTTTTTTCTTGAGTACCTTCGAAATCTTTGTCCTCATTGTAGTCTTTCTCCATTCACCCTCATACTTTTCCTTATTGCCCTTCCTTCAAGCTGTTTACATGAAGTGCCCAAGATGTAGAGATCAGAGATACTGGGTCAAATGCTACTGTAGCTGTAGGAGAGTTCTCCCAATTTAGAGAAAATTGCttgtttttgaaaactattttgtttcaatttagaagccaaaaaaaaaaaaggcaaaacaaaaaaaacccttaaaattatgacttattttctaaaaagatgGCAATTTCTTTAACTGTATGAGGTACCCATGCAAGTATATTCTAAGTGTCCATTTGAGTTCTCTTGTCCTTGCAAGTAAGGCCCAGAGTAAAGGGGTTTAGGTTGCCAAAGATGTATTGGACTGAGACCTTCAGTTTGATCATTAGGTTTGCCCAAAAGCTCATTTTAAAGGAGCCAACCTGAGGAGGGTGTGGACTCTAGACCTGGGTATGGGTGTTTGAATTATTCAGGTTGTGTGTGCCTTGGGGCCCTTTAAAACTGGAATTAAGGAGTAAGGAATGTCTTGTGGTTTTTTACTACGTTATCTGGAGGAAGTTTATTTAACAAGGCCCTTTCTTGGTAGCTCAGTGGTGGGGTTCTGGAGGGGTAGGTAGTGCttcagaagggaggggagatTTGAAGTGGGATGGGGGCTGCTTATTGAGTGAGTTGGGGGCATCCACATAACTTGGTCATCTGCCATGTTTTCTAGATGTGCAAAAGCTTTAGAAGTATGGGGTAGgggccattgtgtgtgtgtgtgttttaatatactttattttttttttgaggggggggcagaaggagggagggagggagagagagagagagagagagagagagagagagagagaatcttaagtaggctcaaTGCTCATTGGagacccagtgtggggcttgatctcacaaacctgggatcatgacctgagcccaaattaagagttggacactcgacctactgagccactcaggagccccctgttgtttttcttaaacaccttttacttctttgtctatAATCAGAGCTGTTGAGCAGTGGTAAACAGAAGCAATTGgtgtatgtgctgccgaagcgagcacataAACAGAAGCAATTAGATGAGGACCTACTAAACAGATTTTAACAGACACAAAAGAACTTGTGAATTCCAACCCATCTCATCTGGGCTGTCCAGCATGTGATAGCTTCATAGCATTCTCAGCATGACAAATACTTTTACCTTGGGACTATCTGTTAGAACCCAGTAAACTTAAATAtcttcttatattaaaaaaaaaaaaaataggggcgcctgggtggctcagtcagttaactgtctgcctttggctcaagtcatgatctcgcgtggtctgtgagttccagccccgcgtcgagctctgtgctgacagctcagagcctggagcctgcttcaaattttatgtctccctctctctctgcccctcccctgctcatgctctcgctcgctctctctctctcaaaaataaacattaaaaattaaaaaaaaaaataataaacactattCTTTGAAATAGGCACCCAGCTTTGTTTCTAGAGGTCAGAGGAGACTGACTAACTACCCTTTGATTTGGTGGCCTTGGAAGCTGGTTGCCTTGGCTGGGATTCCAGCTCTGCCTGTAACAGTTACTTCTTTAAATCTGTTTCCTCaggtataaaatgggaataaaggtAACCACACCTACTTCATAGATTCACTATATCAAGTAAGGTATTacacagtgcctgggacacagtaCTTCTAGGAATTCTTTTCTAAGGATAGATTCTCAGTGATAGAATTAACCTGGTAAGAACATTCCTTGCAGTGTATTGCCATTCCTATTTTTTGGGGTTGTCAAGTTTATGCTTCTTGTATAAGTCATCCATCACAGTAGTGCTCGAACTCCGGAGTTAACATCCCTGgcaaataaactattttattgcTCTTTCTTCTGTTGCCCACAGCCTGAAATCTATTCTTGGCCTTTGATATTTCAcgaaaatgtcattttcatttccctttttcgTTTTGCTATGAACAGCAGAGATCTTAAGTATGCaatttgagttttgacaaatgtgtacatCCATGAAACCCTCATCCAGGCCAAGATATACATACTACATTTCTGTTCTCTGGAAAGTTCCTTCCTGCCCCATTCCAGTCAAAACCTCTATCTCTATCATTTTCAGGTTTTTAGATCCTAGGTTAATCTTGCCTTCTTGAACCTaacatatatggaatttgaggtcttctttaaaaaaacaaaaacaaaacaaaaaaaatccctcacatttctttgtttgtttattttaagtaatctctgcaccaaacatggggcttgaactcacgaccccaagatcaagagtagcatgctctactgactgagccagccaagtgcccctgtgGTCTGTCTTTCATGCACAGTGTACTATTTTAGCTAGTAGTAGTTTTATTGCTGGGggttattccattgtatgaaataCTACAGTTTGACAGTCCGTTCTTCCGTTGGGGTATTTGGGCTGTCCTCAGTTTTTGGCCAGTAGGATAAAGCCAATATGAGTCttgtcattttgtttctcttaataCTCAGTCTCATCCACCTCCTAGCCCTGCAACCCTGGCCAAGCATCTTAAtctctctgccttggtttcctcatctataatagTGTGGATTGAGAAACAATTCAGGGTTGATATTaccattttctaaaaaatgaaataaaacaaaatagaaaaaaaatctgtgaattaCACAGAAACTCACACATTGTAACACACATATGAATACAGTTCTGTGTGTGAACTGGGTcacaatataaaatgtatttgttatgaATTGTGAGTGAATCAGTTTACAACACACTGGTTTGTATGTGTGTCCTTGTAAGCAAGGCAGTTGAACACCTGTGGGGTTACTTAGTAAATGTATATCTTTGCCTTCAGGTGTCTAAAACAGCCACTCTATTAACAGTCACTTATGTACTGCTTGCTGTGGGCCAGCTACTGTTTCGAAAGCTTTTCATAAGCAACCATTCCATGAAGTGAGTTacttcccccattttatagatggagaaactaagaCATCAGTTATACAACGTGCCCAcagtcacagagctagaatagTAGGGCCATGATTTGAACCTAGGCAGTATGAGCCTCGAATCTGTGTTCCAAACCACTattccaaagaagataaagacAAAGAGGCAAGTGACATATGTcagcaaatgcaaattaataagTACCTAATTAATACAATGCTCCTCCTTTTTATTCCAGATATGAGAAATGAGTGTTGGACGTCGAAGAATAAAATTGTTGGGTATCCTGATGATGGttaatgtcttcatttatttgattgtgGAAGTCTCCAAAAGCAGcagccaagaaaaaaatggaaagggggAAGTAATAATACCCAAAGAAAAGTTCTGGAAGATATCTGACCCCCCTGTGGCATATTGGAACAGAGAACAAGAGAAGCTGAACAGGCGGTACAATCCCATTTTGAATATGTTGGCCAACCAGACGGGGGAAGTATACGGGTTTTCCAACATAAGCCATCTAAATTTTTGTGAACCTGACCTGAGGGTCATGTCAGTCGTTTCAGGTTTCAGCAATTTGCCAGACAGATTTAAAGACTTTCTACTGTATCTGAGATGTCGAAATTATTCACTACTTATAGATCAACCGGATAAATGTGCAAAGAAACCCTTTTTGTTACTGGCTATAAAGTCCCTCATTCCACATTTTGCTAGAAGGCAAGCAATTCGGGAATCTTGGGGCAGAGAAACCAATGTGGGGAACCAAACTGTAGTGCGAGTCTTCTTACTGGGTCAGACCCCGCCAGAGGACAACCACCCGGACCTGTCAGATATGTTGAAATTCGAGAGTGAGAAGCACCAAGACATTCTTATGTGGAACTACAGGGACACTTTCTTCAACTTGTCCCTGAAAGAAGTGCTCTTTCTCAGGTGGGTGAGCACTTCCTGCCCAAATGCCGAGTTCGTTTTCAAGGGCGATGACGATGTTTTTGTGAACACGCATCACATCCTGAATTACTTGAATAGCTTATCCAAGAACAAAGCCAAAGATTTGTTTATAGGTGACGTGATCCACAATGCTGGACCTCATCGGGATAAGAAACTGAAGTACTACATCCCAGAAGTTGTTTACACTGGTGTCTATCCGCCTTATGCAGGGGGAGGTGGATTCCTCTACTCTGGCCACCTGGCCCTGAGGCTGTACAATATAACCGACCGGGTCCTTCTCTACCCCATTGATGATGTTTATACTGGAATGTGCCTTCAGAAACTCGGCCTCGTTCCAGAGAAACACAAAGGTTTCAAGACATTTgatatagaagagaaaaacaagaataacatTTGTTCCTATGTAGATTTGATGCTAGTACATAGTAGAAAACCTCAAGAGATGATTGATATCTGGTCTCGGTTGCAAGATGCTCATTTAAATTGCTGAAATATATACAAACTAAGTTTTGCATAGAAAGACATATCTTGAATAGTTCCCATGTTGTGTTCTTTCACATTAGGGGTAATACCTATGTTAAACCATCAGAACTGCCTTCATTAGTGGTATCCGTTTGAGGGCCTCTATACCCTCTGGTGTGGTACTTTCTGAAGAGGGAAAGCAGAAGATTGTTAACTTTTCACAGAGGATATGCTGGGAAAATTGGTTCCAGTCCTTCCTATGGCTAGTGGCCATTGTTTTCTAATTTGCCTTCCTTCTTAGCTGAAATCATTGATGTTTCTGGAATTTCCGGGTTTAGGTTATTTATGTTTTGCCCTCGTATGAGAGAGAGTATTCTTACTTTCCATTATAATGACTGAATTATCTGCAACTTAGGTGTTTATAGACATGCTGGCTACAAAGACCTCGTTATACATGATTCGGTGGTTTTTGTTAAATGCAATTCCATTTATGTTCATGAAATttggatgaatttttaaaatcgtCTACAGAAATTAACTTCTGTCAAAATTTCCTGCCACCCCAAcagtattttcttgttttagtaGGTCAGTTAATTTTGCAAAATGAGAATCACTGTGTGACATTTATCCGGTTTACCTTGTTACATGGTCTTATGACCGTACTAAGGAGAAAGCTTAACTGTCCTGATATTTGGTTTGCTGGGTGGTACCGTGATAATTCTCTAATTTTAGTATTTGAAGATCATGAGTATGATTCCATAATGGCCATCAAAAGATTGAATTGACCCTGGCAGCCATATTGTGCTTAGGAATTTTCGATGTGGACCAGGAAGGCATTTGTAATTTCTGAACTTCAAGTGAAAAGATTGAAATTGCAGACCTTCTCGTGAACGGATTGTCAGTTTAAAACTCCGGGATTCTATTCTTGCCATATTTTCACATGTCACGTATACAAAATTATTCTGAGTAGTGACTGCTTCCCTGTCTCAGTGTAGAAGtgcctgtgtttttatttattgttcagaTCAAAgaccaaaacattttcttaaatatattttgtgtaatattttatttgtatacagTGTTGTTGATGAAATATTTAACTAGAGCATGATATTTTAAGTGTTAAGGTGTAACATATGTTAAATAAAGCTAActgttatttttgaattttaaaatttggcttttttggggggaggggtctgtGAAGTACTAGAGTCGATAAAATTCTGCCAAACTGTTGCTTACCTATACTATCTTGTAACAtgctttcttgaaatatttttgtgtttatagaAATGATGCTTCTTACCAGATGTGATACTGGGGATTGTAAGATGATGGAAATAAAGTCACTGTATTTTTACTTGTCTCGTGTCATGTGTAATAATCTATGatctcttctgtttcctgtatTTGATTACATTTTCCCAAaagagaccatttttttttccacccagaAACTATTAATAGCAATATTGACCTATaagtttttctctgtctcaaggGGTCGTCTGTCTTtgcatttaaaattcttaaaagtgttggggcgcctgggtggctcagtcggttgagcatccgactttggctcaggtcgtgatatcgtGGTTgacgagctcgagccccatgttgggctctgtgctgacagctcagagtccagagcctgcttcagattctgtgtctctctctctctccccctcccccactcatgctctgtctctgtctcaaaaataaaatagatattaaaaattttttttttaattcttaaaattactggggcaccttggtggctcagtcagttaagcatctgactcttgattttggctcaggtcatagtctcgtggttcgtgggatcaagcatcatgttgggttctgtgctgacagtgcagggcctgcttggaattctctctctcttctccctctcattctctgtccctcccttgctgtctctgtctctctttaggtaaataaacttgaagaaaaggtaagaaattcttaaaaatgctTTCCCATTTAGTCTTGAAAGAGGAGTAtcagtatttatttatgcttCCATTTGTGGTGAGTAGAGAGAATTTAAGACAGAAGCagcaactttttaatttttttgagtatagttgttACACAATGTTAGGTTCGTTTCAGGTGTAACTTAGTGATTAAATTTCTCCTTACATTATGTTCTGCTCACCCTGAGTGTAGCTTCCATCTACCACcatgcaacactattacaatatcatccACTATATTCCCGGTGCTGTACTTTTATCTCCAGGaattttattcattccataattggcAGCCTGTATCTCCCAATCCCCTTCCCTCATCTTGTTTCTCTTCCCACCctctttcctctggcaaccatcagtttgttctctgtgttcatggtctatttctgcttttcgTTTACtcatttggtttttagattctacgtataagtaaaatcacatggtatttgtttttctttgactcatttcacttaccattatactctctaggtccatctatgttgtcacaaatggcaagatctcattgtgttttatggccgagtaatattccactatgtgtatataccacatcttctttatccattaatctatgcATGGCcccttgagttgcttccatatcttaactgttgtaaataatgctgcagtaagcatAGGGGTGTGTAGATatttttgaattcgtgtttttattttctgtaggtaaataccagtagtggaattatatagatcatacggtatttatgtttgtaatttttggaggaatctcatatacatgtatgcatgtaccaatttgcattcccatcaatgatgcatgaaggttcctttttctctgcatccttgtcaacacttgttattgtcattttgattctagccaatgaagtgatacctcattctggttttggtttgcatttccctaatgatgacactgagatactgagcatcttttcatgtgtcttttggccatctgtgggtcttccttggaaaaatgtccattcgtGTTCTCTGCCcgtttctaattggattattttttttggtgttatagaaattctttctctctctatatatatatatatatatttaaaatttttttaatgtttgagaccgagagagacagagcatgaacagagaagggtagagaaagagagggagacacagaatctgaagcaggctccaggctctgagctgtcagcacggagcccgatgtggggcttgaactcatgagctgttagatcatgatctgagccgaagtcggacacccaaccgactgagccacccaggcacctctctctctctattttggattctaaccGTTTTCTGGTTATATCatgtgcaaatgttttctcttattcagtaggttgccttttttgttttgttgatggtttcttttgcttcttattttgGTGTAACCTCTATAGTTAGTTTTTGATTTGTTTCGCTTGCCTGAAGAGACatattagaaaaatgttgctatggcagatgtcaaagaaattatctctattttcctctgggagttttatggtttcagatctcacatttaggtctgtaatc
Encoded proteins:
- the B3GNT2 gene encoding N-acetyllactosaminide beta-1,3-N-acetylglucosaminyltransferase 2; the encoded protein is MSVGRRRIKLLGILMMVNVFIYLIVEVSKSSSQEKNGKGEVIIPKEKFWKISDPPVAYWNREQEKLNRRYNPILNMLANQTGEVYGFSNISHLNFCEPDLRVMSVVSGFSNLPDRFKDFLLYLRCRNYSLLIDQPDKCAKKPFLLLAIKSLIPHFARRQAIRESWGRETNVGNQTVVRVFLLGQTPPEDNHPDLSDMLKFESEKHQDILMWNYRDTFFNLSLKEVLFLRWVSTSCPNAEFVFKGDDDVFVNTHHILNYLNSLSKNKAKDLFIGDVIHNAGPHRDKKLKYYIPEVVYTGVYPPYAGGGGFLYSGHLALRLYNITDRVLLYPIDDVYTGMCLQKLGLVPEKHKGFKTFDIEEKNKNNICSYVDLMLVHSRKPQEMIDIWSRLQDAHLNC